From a region of the Microterricola gilva genome:
- a CDS encoding DUF3515 family protein, which yields MISRTVTRSLIRTLSVVGGAALLTATLSGCTAAVALEPADDAANPGCAEVVVRLPEALGEQKLRETNAQGTGAWGDPATILLRCGVEVPGPTTQQCVEVGGVDWIVDDSNKPIFRFTTYGRTPATEVIVDYDKASASALIDLVGALSTIPAENRCIDVSDVLPAG from the coding sequence ATGATCTCCCGCACCGTGACCCGTTCCCTGATCCGCACCCTGAGCGTCGTCGGCGGCGCCGCTCTGTTGACGGCGACGCTGTCCGGATGCACGGCCGCCGTGGCTCTCGAGCCGGCAGATGACGCCGCGAACCCCGGCTGCGCCGAGGTCGTCGTGCGCCTGCCGGAGGCGCTCGGCGAGCAGAAGCTGCGCGAGACGAACGCCCAGGGCACCGGCGCGTGGGGCGACCCGGCGACGATCCTGCTGCGCTGCGGGGTCGAGGTGCCCGGACCGACGACGCAGCAGTGCGTCGAGGTGGGCGGCGTCGACTGGATCGTCGACGACAGCAACAAGCCGATCTTCCGCTTCACCACCTACGGCCGCACCCCGGCAACCGAGGTCATCGTCGACTACGACAAGGCGTCGGCCAGCGCGCTGATCGACCTCGTCGGTGCGCTCTCGACGATCCCGGCCGAGAACCGGTGCATCGACGTCAGCGACGTGCTCCCAGCCGGCTGA
- a CDS encoding ATP-dependent DNA helicase RecG gives MTEQHDPLAREQAALDARAALPIAPGLASLDDKIAGVLGGRTASALQKAFGMVTMADLLAHYPRRYAKRGELTALSDLPLGENVTIVGQVTEARERSMKTRRGSIVEITISDGTAFVKLTFFNQKWRLETLRPGVRGIFSGKITDYKGSLQLAHPHFAPFETDLDDDPFGIDSGDEAKRWSETPIPIYPATNQVTSAEIASIMRTALDAIGFIPDPVPAELRREKSLLEQARALEAIHRPERDGDWLGARRTLRFTEAFVLQAALLQKRARSRTEPATPRVPKPGGLLERFDAALPFRLTGDQDTVGAEIARDLAASSPMNRLVQGEVGSGKTIVALRAMLAVADSGGQSALLAPTEVLASQHLRSIVRALGPDLAAELVPTLLTGQQGAAERRKATLRAVSGQARIVVGTHALISDSVEFYDLGLVVVDEQHRFGVDQRDALRLKGRQPHVLVLTATPIPRTVAMTVFGDLDVSVIAELPAGRPGIESFIVPLAIKPAWEGQIWRRLTEELALGRQGFVVCPAIEPKQIEEGEELESDADAGSAAPLASVVNVLAALRALPSLQGRRIEPLHGRMSGEEKEATMIAFAAGEIDVLVATTVIEVGVDVPNASMMVVLDADRFGVSQLHQLRGRVGRGGVPGLCLLVTRAVPESVGLARVEAVAATLDGFELAQVDLELRREGNVLGGMQSGGHSSLRLLRVAFDGELILDARRAVEGIIDEDPELREHHGLADAVARRLDEASREFLSKN, from the coding sequence ATGACCGAGCAGCACGACCCTCTGGCACGAGAGCAGGCCGCACTGGATGCGCGCGCCGCGCTGCCCATTGCGCCGGGGTTGGCATCGCTCGATGACAAGATCGCCGGTGTGCTCGGCGGGCGCACGGCATCCGCACTGCAGAAGGCATTCGGCATGGTCACGATGGCCGATCTGCTCGCGCACTACCCGCGGCGCTACGCCAAACGCGGAGAGCTGACGGCGCTCAGCGACCTCCCGCTCGGCGAGAACGTGACGATCGTCGGTCAGGTCACGGAGGCCCGCGAGCGCTCGATGAAGACGCGGCGTGGCTCGATCGTCGAGATCACGATCAGTGACGGCACCGCGTTCGTCAAGCTCACCTTCTTCAACCAGAAGTGGCGGCTCGAGACCCTGCGGCCCGGTGTCCGCGGGATCTTCTCCGGCAAGATCACCGACTACAAGGGCAGCCTGCAACTCGCGCACCCACACTTCGCGCCGTTCGAAACCGACCTCGACGACGATCCGTTCGGCATCGACAGCGGCGATGAGGCCAAGCGCTGGTCGGAGACGCCCATCCCGATCTACCCGGCGACCAACCAGGTGACGAGCGCGGAGATCGCGTCGATCATGCGTACAGCCCTCGACGCGATCGGCTTCATCCCCGACCCCGTTCCCGCCGAACTCCGCCGCGAGAAGTCGCTGCTCGAGCAGGCCAGGGCGCTCGAGGCGATCCACCGGCCGGAGAGGGATGGCGACTGGCTCGGCGCCAGGCGCACCCTGCGCTTCACGGAGGCGTTCGTGCTGCAGGCGGCCCTGCTGCAGAAGCGGGCGCGCTCGCGCACGGAGCCCGCGACACCACGCGTGCCGAAGCCAGGCGGCCTGCTCGAACGTTTCGACGCCGCGCTGCCGTTCCGGCTGACGGGTGATCAGGACACCGTCGGTGCCGAGATCGCACGCGACCTCGCCGCCAGCTCCCCGATGAACCGACTGGTGCAGGGCGAAGTCGGCTCAGGCAAGACGATCGTGGCGCTGCGGGCGATGCTCGCCGTCGCCGACTCCGGCGGGCAGTCGGCGCTGCTCGCACCGACGGAGGTGCTGGCCTCCCAGCATCTCCGCTCGATCGTGCGCGCGCTCGGTCCCGATCTGGCCGCCGAGCTGGTGCCGACGCTGCTCACCGGCCAGCAGGGCGCGGCCGAACGGCGCAAGGCGACGTTGCGGGCGGTCTCCGGCCAGGCGCGCATCGTCGTCGGCACCCATGCGCTCATCTCGGACTCCGTCGAGTTCTACGACCTCGGCCTGGTCGTCGTCGACGAGCAGCACCGTTTCGGCGTGGACCAGCGGGATGCCTTGCGGCTGAAGGGCCGCCAACCGCACGTGCTCGTGCTCACCGCCACCCCGATCCCGCGCACCGTGGCGATGACGGTGTTCGGCGATCTCGACGTGAGCGTGATCGCGGAGCTGCCGGCCGGGAGGCCCGGCATCGAGAGCTTCATCGTGCCGCTGGCGATCAAACCGGCGTGGGAGGGCCAGATCTGGCGGCGCCTCACCGAGGAACTCGCGCTCGGCAGGCAGGGTTTCGTCGTCTGCCCGGCGATCGAACCCAAGCAGATCGAAGAGGGCGAGGAGCTGGAGAGTGACGCCGACGCCGGCTCGGCCGCGCCGTTGGCGAGCGTCGTGAACGTGCTGGCCGCACTCCGTGCGCTGCCGAGCCTGCAGGGGCGGCGCATCGAGCCGCTGCACGGCAGGATGAGCGGCGAGGAGAAGGAGGCGACGATGATCGCCTTCGCCGCAGGCGAGATCGATGTGCTGGTCGCGACCACGGTGATCGAGGTCGGCGTCGATGTGCCGAACGCCTCGATGATGGTCGTGCTGGATGCCGATCGCTTCGGTGTCTCGCAGCTGCACCAGCTGCGCGGACGCGTGGGGCGCGGCGGCGTCCCCGGGCTCTGCCTGCTCGTGACCCGAGCGGTCCCTGAGAGCGTCGGACTGGCGCGCGTCGAGGCGGTCGCGGCCACCCTCGACGGCTTCGAGCTCGCCCAGGTCGACCTCGAACTGCGCCGAGAGGGCAACGTGCTCGGCGGCATGCAATCCGGCGGACACTCCTCGCTGCGCCTGCTGCGGGTGGCCTTCGACGGGGAGCTGATCCTCGACGCGAGGCGGGCCGTCGAGGGCATCATCGACGAGGACCCTGAGCTGCGCGAACACCACGGGCTGGCCGACGCGGTCGCGCGCCGACTCGACGAGGCGAGCCGGGAGTTCTTGAGCAAGAACTGA
- a CDS encoding potassium channel family protein: MTAAAHHPKRAERREAVRARWERATRWPLIALSIGFLVAYSLLAITPDRPREEEITILVIMGVAWLAFIIDPIVRIALTAPAERRGFLAAHRVDFFSAVLPILRPFTLLRHLDAAPGFGGNGGNALRSRVIAIAASYAGMFVYVIAITVLRVERGAEGATIVTFGEAIWWAFVTIATVGYGDYVPVTGLGRFLAVILMAGGVVIIGTSSALIVSYLSERIGHKPPVELREHPVPPQSDEAQ; encoded by the coding sequence ATGACTGCTGCCGCACATCACCCCAAGCGGGCCGAGCGTCGCGAGGCCGTTCGCGCCCGATGGGAGCGTGCGACGCGCTGGCCCCTCATCGCGTTGTCGATCGGCTTTCTCGTCGCGTACAGCCTGTTGGCGATCACCCCGGATCGCCCACGTGAGGAGGAGATCACCATCCTCGTGATCATGGGCGTGGCCTGGCTGGCCTTCATCATCGACCCGATCGTGCGGATCGCGCTCACCGCGCCCGCGGAACGGCGCGGCTTCCTCGCGGCGCACCGGGTCGATTTCTTCTCCGCCGTTCTGCCGATTCTGCGCCCGTTCACGCTGCTGCGCCACCTCGATGCGGCACCGGGCTTCGGGGGCAACGGCGGCAATGCGCTGCGTTCCCGGGTGATCGCCATCGCCGCCTCCTACGCCGGAATGTTCGTCTACGTGATCGCGATCACCGTGCTCCGGGTTGAACGCGGCGCGGAGGGCGCCACGATCGTGACCTTCGGCGAAGCGATCTGGTGGGCCTTCGTCACGATCGCGACGGTCGGCTACGGGGACTACGTCCCCGTCACGGGCCTCGGCCGGTTCTTGGCCGTCATCCTCATGGCCGGCGGCGTCGTGATCATCGGCACGTCGAGTGCCCTCATCGTCTCGTATCTCTCCGAGCGCATCGGCCACAAACCGCCGGTTGAGCTGCGCGAGCACCCGGTGCCGCCCCAGTCAGACGAGGCCCAGTAA
- the coaD gene encoding pantetheine-phosphate adenylyltransferase, whose translation MRRIAVVPGSFDPVTLGHLDVIERAAGLYDELHVLVVHNPDKSALLPIAQRVSLIELAVAESFEADNVVVASWTVGLLVDYCTEVGASVLVKGIRSQIDVAYETPMAIVNRHLAGVETVFLLPNPAHGHVSSSLVRQVSALGGDVSPYVPAVVSEYLQRSPQ comes from the coding sequence ATGCGCAGGATCGCCGTCGTCCCTGGTTCCTTTGACCCCGTCACCCTCGGGCACCTCGACGTCATCGAGCGTGCGGCAGGACTCTACGATGAACTGCACGTTCTCGTCGTGCACAACCCGGACAAGTCGGCACTGTTGCCGATCGCCCAGCGCGTCTCGCTGATCGAACTGGCCGTGGCCGAATCCTTCGAGGCCGACAACGTCGTCGTCGCCTCCTGGACGGTCGGACTCCTCGTCGACTACTGCACGGAGGTGGGCGCCTCGGTGCTCGTCAAGGGAATCCGCTCTCAGATCGACGTCGCCTACGAGACACCGATGGCGATCGTCAACCGCCACCTCGCGGGGGTTGAGACGGTGTTCCTGCTGCCCAACCCCGCCCACGGCCACGTGTCGAGCTCGTTGGTGCGCCAGGTCTCCGCCCTCGGCGGCGACGTGTCGCCGTACGTGCCGGCCGTCGTGTCCGAGTATCTGCAGAGGAGCCCGCAATGA
- a CDS encoding ATP-binding protein, with translation MISTDTANQSTQAPAAHSLDGRRFRFVGAIGGAADHGDFVTLAERDGRTQLGQIDQLEAAEDGSVRGEGTILGLISDGAIDITGTVPFDVATMVEADAATIELVYDGTGATLSVGTVLGEASVAARLIPHRFNRHTFWCGQSGSGKTYALGVLIEQLLINTSLPMVIFDPNADFVRLGELSQHGLAPGAAAEAGLLGHRDIRVLRPDEESPTPLRVRFTELSMPSKAAVLRLDPLADRAEYNELLHLEETIGSQGPELIIPQLMKSENPAARALAARIENLRLIEWEVWALQREAVTDVIEQRPDATVLDLGGFAHPDEYLVVALAVLDDLWAKRESRRPILIVIDEAHNLCSPEHGGPLFVAVRERLTQIAAEGRKYGLWLLLSTQRPSKIASGILSQCDNVAVMRMSSPADLAELATRFGYAPSSMLARSTGFRQGEAFFAGGFVPAPTLATMRTRLTKEGGADVRVPLRDAESAR, from the coding sequence GTGATCAGCACAGACACCGCGAACCAGAGCACTCAGGCCCCCGCCGCCCACTCGCTGGACGGGCGCCGATTTCGATTTGTGGGTGCAATCGGGGGTGCGGCCGATCACGGGGACTTCGTGACGCTCGCCGAGCGTGATGGGAGAACACAGCTCGGTCAGATCGACCAACTCGAGGCCGCGGAGGACGGCTCCGTTCGCGGCGAGGGAACGATTCTCGGGCTGATCAGCGATGGCGCGATCGACATCACCGGAACCGTGCCGTTCGACGTCGCGACGATGGTCGAGGCCGATGCGGCCACGATCGAGCTCGTCTACGACGGAACCGGGGCAACGCTGAGCGTCGGGACGGTTCTCGGGGAGGCGTCCGTCGCCGCGCGCCTCATTCCCCACCGCTTCAATCGGCACACCTTCTGGTGCGGGCAGAGTGGCTCAGGCAAGACCTACGCGCTCGGCGTGCTCATCGAGCAGCTCCTGATCAACACCAGCCTGCCGATGGTGATCTTCGACCCCAATGCCGACTTCGTGCGTCTTGGCGAACTCAGCCAGCACGGCCTGGCGCCTGGCGCCGCGGCGGAGGCCGGCCTGCTCGGCCACAGGGACATCCGCGTGCTGCGCCCGGACGAGGAGTCCCCCACCCCGCTGCGTGTGCGTTTCACCGAGTTGTCGATGCCGTCGAAGGCCGCCGTTCTGCGCCTCGATCCTCTGGCGGACAGGGCGGAGTACAACGAGTTGCTGCACCTTGAGGAGACGATCGGGAGCCAGGGACCCGAGCTCATCATCCCGCAGCTGATGAAGAGCGAGAACCCTGCCGCCCGGGCTCTGGCCGCGCGGATCGAGAACCTCCGGCTGATCGAGTGGGAGGTGTGGGCCCTTCAACGCGAAGCGGTGACCGACGTCATCGAGCAACGCCCGGATGCCACGGTGCTCGACCTCGGTGGCTTCGCCCACCCGGATGAGTACCTCGTCGTCGCACTCGCCGTGCTCGATGACCTCTGGGCGAAGCGCGAGTCACGGCGGCCGATCCTGATCGTCATCGACGAGGCCCACAATCTCTGCTCGCCGGAGCACGGGGGCCCGTTGTTCGTCGCCGTGCGTGAACGCCTCACCCAGATTGCGGCGGAGGGGCGCAAGTACGGCCTGTGGCTGCTGCTCTCGACCCAGCGACCGTCGAAGATCGCATCCGGCATCCTCTCGCAGTGCGACAACGTCGCCGTGATGCGGATGAGTTCGCCTGCTGACCTCGCCGAACTCGCCACCCGCTTCGGCTATGCGCCCAGCTCCATGCTCGCCAGATCGACCGGCTTCCGCCAGGGCGAAGCCTTCTTCGCCGGCGGGTTCGTTCCTGCGCCGACCCTGGCGACGATGCGCACGCGGTTGACCAAAGAGGGCGGTGCCGACGTGCGGGTTCCGCTGCGCGACGCCGAGAGTGCGCGATGA
- the rsmD gene encoding 16S rRNA (guanine(966)-N(2))-methyltransferase RsmD encodes MTRIVSGFAGSLTLRVPKNGTRPTSDRVREAIFSALDARDAIAGLRVLDLYAGSGALGLEAASRGARVVTLVEKNPQAAALCRANAAAVAKAAPRTGAPQITVSGQSVQGFLDGTSAGFDLVFIDPPYELSAEELAENLRALAPRLHEEAVVMVERSSRSPEPEWPSGLELDRRKDYGDTTLWWAHTVAEQPGA; translated from the coding sequence ATGACACGAATAGTTTCCGGCTTCGCCGGCTCGCTCACCCTGCGAGTGCCCAAGAACGGCACCCGCCCGACCAGCGACCGCGTGCGCGAGGCGATCTTCTCGGCGCTCGACGCCCGCGACGCCATCGCCGGGCTGCGCGTGCTCGACCTCTACGCCGGCTCCGGAGCGCTCGGGCTGGAGGCGGCCAGCCGCGGTGCCCGCGTGGTGACGCTGGTCGAGAAGAACCCGCAGGCCGCTGCGCTCTGCCGGGCGAACGCCGCGGCGGTCGCGAAGGCCGCGCCCCGCACCGGCGCGCCGCAGATCACGGTGAGCGGGCAGAGCGTTCAGGGTTTCCTCGACGGAACGAGTGCAGGCTTCGACCTGGTCTTCATCGATCCGCCCTATGAGCTCAGCGCCGAGGAGCTCGCGGAGAATCTGCGCGCGCTCGCACCGCGGTTGCACGAGGAGGCTGTCGTGATGGTCGAGCGCAGCTCACGTTCCCCTGAGCCGGAGTGGCCGAGCGGTCTCGAACTCGACCGCCGCAAGGACTACGGCGACACGACGCTCTGGTGGGCACACACGGTTGCGGAGCAGCCAGGAGCCTGA
- the thiL gene encoding thiamine-phosphate kinase: MTHAEHPSLDPAGPTLAELSEIAVLQRIFPRLPESDATLVGPGDDAAVIAAPDGRFVVTTDMMIHGPDFRLAWSRPRDLGWKAAATNLSDVAAMGARPTALVVAIAAPQSLPVSVIEGIADGLREACAALAPGCGVVGGDLSASETLTIAVTAFGDLGGHAAVLRSGARPGDLVAIAEGGNTLGEAGRGLALLFTRGVDADGAPDAAAAAALRIEHPRLLGAQLRPAPPIAAGALAAASGATAMLDVSDGLALDAARIALASGVRIDFDSAELGGHPESALGGGEDHSLLACFADAVAIPAAFRVIGRVHALSAGEAAGITVDGAPHVLGGWDPYRGWDGHAG; this comes from the coding sequence ATGACGCACGCTGAACACCCCTCGCTCGACCCCGCAGGCCCCACCCTGGCCGAGCTCAGCGAGATCGCGGTGTTGCAGCGGATCTTCCCCCGCCTGCCAGAGTCGGATGCCACGCTCGTCGGGCCCGGCGATGACGCGGCCGTGATCGCCGCACCAGACGGCCGCTTCGTCGTGACGACCGACATGATGATCCACGGACCGGACTTCCGTCTCGCCTGGTCGCGGCCTAGGGACCTCGGCTGGAAGGCGGCCGCGACGAACCTCTCCGATGTCGCCGCGATGGGTGCCCGCCCGACCGCGCTCGTCGTGGCGATCGCCGCCCCGCAGAGCCTGCCGGTGAGCGTGATCGAGGGCATCGCCGATGGCCTCCGCGAGGCCTGCGCCGCGCTCGCACCCGGCTGCGGCGTCGTCGGAGGCGACCTCTCCGCCTCGGAGACGCTGACGATCGCCGTCACCGCGTTCGGCGACCTCGGCGGGCACGCCGCCGTGCTGCGCTCCGGCGCGCGCCCCGGTGACCTCGTCGCGATCGCGGAGGGCGGCAACACGCTCGGTGAGGCCGGCCGCGGCCTGGCGCTGCTGTTCACCAGGGGAGTGGACGCCGACGGCGCCCCGGATGCCGCGGCGGCGGCCGCGCTCCGCATCGAGCATCCGCGCCTGCTCGGCGCCCAGCTGCGCCCGGCCCCGCCCATCGCCGCCGGCGCACTCGCGGCGGCATCCGGGGCCACCGCCATGCTCGACGTCTCGGACGGCCTCGCCCTCGATGCCGCACGCATCGCCCTCGCGAGCGGCGTGCGGATCGACTTCGACTCCGCTGAACTCGGCGGGCACCCGGAGAGCGCACTCGGCGGGGGAGAGGACCACTCCCTGCTGGCCTGCTTCGCCGACGCTGTTGCGATCCCCGCGGCGTTTCGCGTGATCGGACGCGTGCACGCTCTCTCGGCCGGTGAGGCTGCCGGGATCACCGTGGACGGCGCTCCCCACGTGCTCGGCGGGTGGGACCCGTACCGAGGCTGGGACGGCCACGCCGGCTGA
- a CDS encoding tetratricopeptide repeat protein: MSDLTASPKTIDQTVLDQLWNFTDPQLSAERFRHASDDSEYSDEARAELATQLARALGLSGQYDDGDAVLNAIESDSPIVAARIALERGRLRVAEGVPEEAVPLFTKAARDAAAGGVTFLVLDALHMLALTDVGQEEQWAADGLELLATASQTRTQRWGVALNNNLAWYLHDNGRAEEALPYFERALDFAKAVGTSEQRFIARWAIARCLRTLGRTDEALELQRVLAIQRPDDRYVAAEIAALEAEQSGVSETEPTIEE, translated from the coding sequence GTGTCAGATCTCACCGCGTCACCGAAGACCATTGACCAGACGGTCCTGGATCAGCTGTGGAATTTCACCGACCCGCAGCTCTCCGCCGAGCGGTTCCGACATGCCAGCGACGACAGCGAGTACAGCGACGAGGCCAGGGCCGAACTCGCCACCCAACTCGCGCGGGCGCTCGGGCTCTCCGGCCAGTACGACGACGGTGATGCCGTGCTCAACGCGATCGAGAGCGACAGCCCGATCGTCGCAGCGCGCATCGCCCTGGAGCGCGGCCGCCTGCGCGTGGCCGAGGGTGTTCCGGAGGAGGCGGTCCCGCTCTTCACCAAGGCCGCCCGCGATGCGGCGGCCGGTGGGGTCACCTTCCTCGTGCTGGATGCCCTGCACATGCTGGCGCTGACGGATGTCGGCCAGGAGGAGCAGTGGGCGGCGGACGGCCTGGAGTTGCTCGCCACCGCCAGCCAGACGCGCACCCAGCGCTGGGGAGTCGCACTGAACAACAACCTGGCCTGGTACCTGCACGACAACGGACGCGCGGAGGAGGCGCTGCCCTACTTCGAGCGCGCGCTCGACTTCGCGAAGGCCGTCGGAACCTCGGAGCAGCGCTTCATCGCCCGGTGGGCAATCGCGCGCTGCCTGCGCACCCTCGGCCGCACGGACGAGGCGCTGGAGCTGCAGCGTGTGCTCGCCATCCAACGACCGGACGACCGATACGTCGCGGCCGAGATTGCTGCGCTCGAGGCAGAACAGTCCGGCGTGTCGGAGACTGAGCCTACGATCGAAGAATGA
- a CDS encoding D-alanine--D-alanine ligase family protein encodes MTHKLTVALLFGGRSSEHSISCATAGGVLSAIDRERFTVIPIGMTSDGAFTLQPDDAALFALNPAAMPHVADNGTRVRWPESTASRELSVVEADGTVRSLGAVDVVFPILHGPFGEDGTIQGLLELAGLPFVGSGVLASALGMDKHFTKTVLRQAGIAVAPWQTVTARSWATDPAGVESAVTALGLPVFVKPARAGSSVGVSKVSSLGGLADAMATALAEDDKVLIEATLIGREVEIGVLGGRPGQAPRASVAGEVIVSGRDFYDFDAKYLDAPGIDLVCPAELSEAELAEMAELAVRTFEAIGCAGLARVDFFLTADGFVVNEINTMPGFTPISMFPTCWLNSGLSYPELISELIELALAE; translated from the coding sequence ATGACGCACAAGCTCACGGTGGCGCTGCTCTTTGGGGGTCGGTCAAGCGAGCATTCGATCAGTTGCGCAACAGCGGGCGGGGTTCTCTCGGCGATTGACCGCGAGCGCTTCACCGTCATCCCGATCGGGATGACAAGCGATGGCGCGTTCACGCTGCAGCCGGATGACGCGGCCCTCTTCGCGCTGAACCCGGCAGCCATGCCGCACGTCGCAGACAACGGCACCCGCGTGCGCTGGCCGGAGAGCACCGCCTCGCGCGAGCTCAGCGTGGTCGAGGCCGACGGCACCGTGCGCTCGCTCGGCGCCGTCGACGTCGTGTTCCCGATCCTGCACGGACCCTTCGGTGAGGACGGCACGATCCAGGGCCTGCTCGAGCTGGCCGGTCTGCCGTTCGTCGGCTCCGGCGTTCTCGCGAGCGCCCTCGGCATGGACAAGCACTTCACCAAGACGGTGCTGCGCCAGGCCGGCATCGCCGTCGCGCCGTGGCAGACCGTCACCGCGCGCAGCTGGGCCACCGACCCCGCCGGCGTCGAGTCCGCCGTCACGGCGCTCGGCCTGCCCGTCTTCGTGAAGCCGGCGCGCGCCGGTTCGAGCGTCGGCGTCAGCAAGGTGTCATCGCTCGGTGGCCTCGCGGATGCCATGGCGACCGCGCTGGCCGAGGACGACAAGGTTCTCATCGAGGCCACGCTGATCGGCCGCGAGGTCGAGATCGGGGTGCTCGGAGGGCGGCCGGGCCAGGCTCCACGGGCATCCGTCGCCGGCGAGGTGATCGTCAGCGGCCGTGACTTCTACGACTTCGACGCCAAGTACCTCGACGCGCCAGGCATCGACCTCGTCTGCCCGGCTGAGCTCAGCGAGGCCGAGCTCGCCGAGATGGCCGAGCTCGCCGTGCGGACCTTCGAGGCCATCGGCTGTGCAGGCCTCGCCCGCGTCGACTTCTTCCTCACCGCGGATGGCTTCGTCGTCAACGAGATCAACACCATGCCCGGTTTCACGCCGATCTCGATGTTCCCCACCTGCTGGTTGAACTCCGGGCTCAGCTACCCCGAGCTGATCTCCGAACTGATCGAGCTCGCGCTGGCCGAGTAG
- a CDS encoding AAA family ATPase encodes MPVLELASLAAQIMANVESVIDGKHTAVRTALTVLLAEGHLLIEDVPGVGKTMLAKALAASVDASVSRIQFTPDLLPSDVTGVSVFNQAERRFEFKPGAVFANIVIGDEINRASPKTQSALLECMEERQVTVDGTTYPLARPFTVVATQNPIEMEGTYALPEAQRDRFMARISMGYPDPESELAMLDARDTSSPLGRISAVVTESQLRAMMQAARAVYASAGVKEYAVSIARATRDDRDLRLGASPRATLQLVRAAKAHAALQGRDFVLPDDIDELVVAVFGHRLVPTSRALGHHHQESAPLIEEVVRRIVAATPVPLGSAQRV; translated from the coding sequence ATGCCCGTGCTGGAACTCGCGTCGCTGGCCGCGCAGATCATGGCGAATGTGGAGTCCGTCATCGACGGCAAGCACACGGCGGTGCGCACCGCCCTGACCGTGTTGCTGGCCGAGGGGCACCTCCTGATCGAAGACGTTCCCGGTGTCGGCAAGACGATGCTGGCCAAGGCGCTCGCCGCCTCCGTCGATGCCTCGGTCAGCCGCATCCAGTTCACCCCCGATCTGCTTCCGAGTGACGTGACGGGCGTCTCGGTCTTCAACCAGGCCGAGCGTCGCTTCGAGTTCAAACCCGGTGCCGTGTTCGCCAACATCGTCATCGGCGATGAGATCAACCGCGCCAGCCCGAAGACCCAGTCGGCGTTGCTCGAGTGCATGGAGGAACGCCAGGTCACCGTCGACGGCACCACCTACCCGCTCGCACGCCCGTTCACCGTCGTCGCGACGCAGAACCCGATCGAGATGGAGGGGACATACGCCCTCCCCGAGGCGCAGCGGGACCGGTTCATGGCCCGCATCTCCATGGGCTACCCCGATCCGGAGAGCGAGCTGGCGATGCTCGACGCCCGCGACACCTCCAGCCCGCTCGGCCGGATCAGCGCGGTCGTGACCGAGTCGCAGTTGCGTGCCATGATGCAGGCAGCCCGTGCCGTCTACGCCTCGGCCGGTGTCAAGGAGTACGCCGTGAGCATCGCACGGGCCACCCGTGATGACCGTGATCTCCGCCTCGGTGCCAGCCCCCGTGCGACGCTCCAGCTGGTGCGCGCCGCGAAGGCGCACGCGGCGCTGCAGGGCAGGGACTTCGTGCTGCCCGATGACATCGACGAGCTCGTGGTCGCCGTCTTCGGGCACCGGCTGGTGCCGACGAGCCGCGCGCTCGGGCACCACCACCAGGAGAGCGCCCCGCTGATCGAAGAGGTCGTCAGGCGCATCGTCGCGGCGACCCCGGTTCCGCTCGGCTCGGCGCAGCGGGTCTAG